From a region of the Dunckerocampus dactyliophorus isolate RoL2022-P2 chromosome 20, RoL_Ddac_1.1, whole genome shotgun sequence genome:
- the ppp1r18 gene encoding uncharacterized protein ppp1r18 isoform X1, with protein sequence MSVSSLPEWKQLLLEKKRREEEERGRREKEEEEKFANMPAWKRGIIQRRKAKQEVLFDREKEREFSVLQVDAQPPSDGLSDTDSSVAVNQGNEQSLSPDPGQWLGAEPKPASEVSVETIVPVHENPFIRTQSVWRKGKEGDVGHHEVDAKERDKDKLTPKSHDGERGRGMNIELKIERFRDLSEGRDKERSRDRSQGRETTREVWEKDKCSWKDVAKDKEFLKEEHETDRPSSFSSLVPCLRTIRADNIIIIEQEQRGNDERRAKWTDVEVDRSEEELQGKRGMKMDLREILAGGASVTEIRASDVLIIKPTASMEERTSLGGGGKGSGREDGDACTTEGKRELRTDMSWLKENSKDTDRLCSQATMIKDNRRDSLDENVFHEKGGRVSQLLTKFGEHRKPPSRSKSSDNFLRPGRRKHFGENNNEQTVECMSDGRNMPLRGVPKRSFSFSDRVLCDKENGLDPDVCFERKTCERVYSDKSVAGLGKDTPIKGKIVCTRLLDKDKFGKDAESNEDQRDAIPRRGEIRIGFQNRTEVKKLDPVERRATGMPNDEDREGFTMASVKSTEGISFARRIPIRQDVKTRTAEKTVKRVTEKSELRAGNDCDSGRQNCDKTLLDAFENPDASAYRSTAETCFRLESDHREYSGLLSTVVQKGAEHSGLSYQTEDLINKIEKVGDTTDYTSERTRGIQIPNENSTPRSPKRIPPIGNPPCALEIQIPRTVFYVAEELDRKKNSSQSQESKDLEGGCGVERRDSWRVGKPLSRIESLREKIRQREQERLRQRTTHGVDGGEGARVSDASLITADDTCAETRTEKPAAHLQKTMVGAESCEEDAEAQTSVTAFDITQEVGLLKNSPQLPVSVQHSHTVDGEEVSRDLAHATSEDTGESHQISQDEPNPVKHVEEQLTHHRNQEEEEGKEVSEKEVEAYTLSFDPVQPLSPSPPHPNSLAAMSRIYNLETVGSRSGLCLRDRNVDVTSVHLLKVKPLISENAQHRDGNMFSGEDTCGLQKFQLQEQEVTISNTPYKEKETKGPQSKGMKKHQLKDYAKIEGTGQETLDMNSIVRPRCFFPPTSQLKQPSPINTSHLRSQSPDRSLKPSDCAPTPVSSPCSPSPAASPTASPTLFSIRSASGGHVKRGATVTITPKKSTVAGRTADLMAPSITAACTNANTLQKHQTPTLTVAEPMKKKYPTAEEIEVIGGYQNLEKSCLVRSKGTQKLGKVCFDEDQLEQVCEYPSETSMWASATSEIPQGEETQEAEADGGAIVSKSSRNLTTAIGHRLRVGQCHPLLKKHNV encoded by the exons ATGTCTGTGTCCTCTCTTCCGGAATGGAAGCAACTCCTATTGGAGaaaaagaggagagaggaagaagagcgagggaggagagaaaaagaggaggaggagaagtttGCCAACATGCCTGCCTGGAAGAGAGGGATCATTCAGCGGAGGAAGGCAAAGCAGGAAGTCCTGTTTGACAGGGAGAAGGAAAGAGAGTTCTCTGTCCTGCAGGTGGATGCTCAACCTCCCTCTGATGGGTTGAGTGACACAGACAGCTCTGTAGCTGTCAATCAGGGAAACGAACAGTCACTCAGTCCAGATCCGGGCCAGTGGTTGGGTGCCGAACCTAAGCCAGCAAGTGAGGTGTCCGTGGAAACCATCGTTCCAGTCCATGAAAACCCATTTATTCGCACACAAAGTGTGTGGAGGAAGGGGAAGGAAGGAGATGTAGGGCACCACGAGGTGGACGCAAAAGAGAGGGACAAAGACAAACTGACCCCCAAGAGTCATGATGGGGAGAGAGGACGAGGGATGAATATAGAGCTAAAAATAGAGAGATTTCGAGATTTGAGTGAAGGACGAGACAAAGAAAGGAGCAGAGACCGAAGTCAAGGAAGAGAGACTACCAGGGAGGTTTGGGAAAAGGACAAATGTTCATGGAAAGATGTAGCCAAGGATAAAGAATTCCTGAAAGAGGAACATGAAACAGATCGACCTAGTTCTTTTTCTTCACTGGTCCCTTGTCTGCGAACCATCCGTGCAGACAATATCATCATCATTGAACAAGAGCAGCGAGGCAATGACGAGAGAAGAGCTAAATGGACGGATGTGGAGGTGGACAGGTCTGAGGAGGAGTTGCAAGGGAAGAGAGGAATGAAGATGGACCTCAGGGAGATCCTGGCAGGAGGAGCGAGTGTGACTGAGATCAGGGCATCTGATGTTCTTATCATAAAGCCCACGGCAAGCATGGAAGAGAGGACCTCCTTAGGGGGAGGAGGCAAAGGTTCTGGGAGAGAGGATGGAGATGCGTGCACCACAGAGGGAAAGAGGGAGCTGAGGACCGACATGTCCTGGTTGAAGGAGAATTCCAAAGACACAGATAGACTATGCAGCCAGGCGACAATGATAAAGGATAACAGGAGGGACAGCTTGGACGAAAATGTGTTTCATGAAAAAGGAGGGCGAGTTAGCCAGCTGCTCACTAAATTTGGAGAACACCGTAAGCCTCCATCTAGATCAAAAAGCTCGGATAATTTCCTCCGGCCCGGAAGAAGGAAACACTTTGGTGAAAACAATAATGAACAAACAGTGGAGTGCATGTCTGATGGGAGAAATATGCCACTTAGAGGTGTGCCGAAACGCTCCTTTAGCTTCTCTGATAGGGTCCTCTGTGATAAGGAGAACGGCTTGGATCCCGATGTGTGTTTTGAGAGGAAAACATGTGAGAGGGTATATTCAGACAAGAGTGTGGCAGGCTTAGGCAAGGACACACCAATTAAGGGCAAAATAGTGTGTACGCGGCTTTTGGATAAAGACAAGTTTGGAAAGGATGCAGAAAGCAATGAGGATCAACGTGATGCAATACCGAGGAGAGGTGAAATAAGAATAGGATTCCAAAATAGGACCGAAGTCAAAAAGTTAGACCCAGTTGAGAGGAGGGCTACAGGGATGCCAAACGATGAAGACAGAGAAGGATTTACAATGGCATCTGTTAAAAGCACAGAGGGAATCTCATTTGCAAGGAGAATACCAATTAGGCAAGATGTAAAGACAAGGACAGCTGAAAAAACAGTGAAGCGAGTCACAGAGAAAAGCGAGCTGAGGGCAGGGAACGATTGTGACTCAGGAAGACAAAATTGCGATAAAACATTATTGGATGCTTTTGAAAACCCTGATGCATCTGCCTACCGTAGCACTGCGGAGACTTGCTTCAGACTTGAATCAGACCACAGAGAGTACTCTGGTCTTCTCAGTACTGTAGTACAAAAAGGGGCAGAGCATAGTGGGTTGTCCTATCAAACAGAAGACCTCATCAACAAAATAGAAAAAGTAGGAGACACAACTGATTATACCAGTGAGAGGACTCGGGGGATACAAATTCCCAATGAAAACTCTACTCCCAGATCTCCGAAAAGGATACCTCCAATAGGAAACCCTCCATGTGCCCTTGAGATCCAAATCCCCAGGACAGTCTTTTATGTTGCGGAGGAGTtggatagaaaaaaaaactcaagtcAAAGCCAGGAAAGTAAAGACTTGGAGGGAGGATGCGGGGTTGAGAGGAGGGATAGCTGGCGTGTTGGCAAGCCCTTGAGCCGCATTGAGTCCCTGCGAGAGAAAATTAGGCAAAGAGAGCAGGAGAGGCTGAGGCAGAGGACGACACACGGTGTGGATGGAGGTGAAGGTGCAAGAGTCTCTGATGCGTCTCTGATAACAGCAGATGACACATGTGCAGAGACGAGGACTGAAAAACCCGCAGCACATTTGCAGAAGACAATGGTTGGAGCAGAGAGCTGTGAGGAAGACGCAGAGGCCCAGACATCCGTGACTGCATTTGACATCACACAGGAAGTCGGCCTGTTGAAAAACAGCCctcaacttcctgtttctgtccaACACTCACACACTGTGGATGGAGAGGAAGTAAGTCGCGATCTCGCTCATGCTACCTCCGAAGATACCGGTGAATCTCATCAAATATCTCAGGATGAACCCAATCCAGTGAAGCATGTGGAAGAACAACTGACTCACCACAGGAaccaagaagaggaggaaggcaAGGAGGTCTCTGAAAAGGAAGTGGAGGCTTACACATTATCCTTCGATCCCGTTCAACCTCTCTCTCCTTCGCCACCGCATCCCAACTCCCTGGCAGCCATGAGTCGGATATACAACTTGGAGACGGTTGGTTCGAGATCAGGCTTGTGTTTGAGAGACAGGAACGTGGATGTAACATCAGTGCATCTTTTGAAGGTGAAGCCCCTCATCTCAGAAAATGCACAACACAGGGATGGTAATATGTTCTCAGGGGAAGACACTTGCGGGCTCCAGAAATTTCAGCTACAAGAGCAGGAAGTAACAATATCAAACACTCCTTATAAGGAGAAAGAGACAAAAGGACCCCAAAGCAAAGGAATGAAGAAGCATCAGTTGAAGGATTACGCCAAGATCGAGGGGACAGGTCAGGAAACACTTGACATGAACTCTATAGTGCGTcccagatgtttttttcctccaacaTCTCAGCTCAAGCAACCAAGCCCAATTAATACCTCACATCTCAGGAGCCAATCCCCAGACAGATCTCTGAAACCCTCAGACTGTGCACCAACTCCAGTCTCCTCCCCATGCTCCCCGTCTCCTGCTGCCTCCCCCACGGCCTCGCCGACTTTGTTCTCCATCCGTAGTGCCTCTGGCGGTCACGTGAAAAGAGGAGCCACCGTCACAATCACCCCAAAAAAGTCCACAGTAGCCGGAAGAACAGCTGATTTGATGGCGCCGTCCATCACAGCAGCATGCACCAACGCAAACACGCTccagaagcaccaaaccccAACTTTGACTGTTGCTGAGCCCATGAAGAAGAAGTATCCAACAGCAGAGGAAATTGAAGTGATTGGCGGATATCAGAATCTGGAAAAGTCCTGCCTTGTTAGGAGCAAAGGGACTCAGAAACTG GGTAAGGTGTGTTTCGATGAAGACCAGCTGGAGCAGGTATGCGAGTATCCTTCCGAGACCTCCATGTGGGCGTCCGCCACCTCTGAGATTCCACAGGGAGAGGAGACACAGGAGGCGGAAGCGGACGGCGGAGCCATCGTGTCTAAGAGCTCAAGGAATTTGACTACTGCGATAGGACACCGTCTCCGAGTGGGTCAGTGTCACCCCCTTCTCAAAAAACACAACGTGTGA
- the ppp1r18 gene encoding uncharacterized protein ppp1r18 isoform X2 produces the protein MSVSSLPEWKQLLLEKKRREEEERGRREKEEEEKFANMPAWKRGIIQRRKAKQEVLFDREKEREFSVLQVDAQPPSDGLSDTDSSVAVNQGNEQSLSPDPGQWLGAEPKPASEVSVETIVPVHENPFIRTQSVWRKGKEGDVGHHEVDAKERDKDKLTPKSHDGERGRGMNIELKIERFRDLSEGRDKERSRDRSQGRETTREVWEKDKCSWKDVAKDKEFLKEEHETDRPSSFSSLVPCLRTIRADNIIIIEQEQRGNDERRAKWTDVEVDRSEEELQGKRGMKMDLREILAGGASVTEIRASDVLIIKPTASMEERTSLGGGGKGSGREDGDACTTEGKRELRTDMSWLKENSKDTDRLCSQATMIKDNRRDSLDENVFHEKGGRVSQLLTKFGEHRKPPSRSKSSDNFLRPGRRKHFGENNNEQTVECMSDGRNMPLRGVPKRSFSFSDRVLCDKENGLDPDVCFERKTCERVYSDKSVAGLGKDTPIKGKIVCTRLLDKDKFGKDAESNEDQRDAIPRRGEIRIGFQNRTEVKKLDPVERRATGMPNDEDREGFTMASVKSTEGISFARRIPIRQDVKTRTAEKTVKRVTEKSELRAGNDCDSGRQNCDKTLLDAFENPDASAYRSTAETCFRLESDHREYSGLLSTVVQKGAEHSGLSYQTEDLINKIEKVGDTTDYTSERTRGIQIPNENSTPRSPKRIPPIGNPPCALEIQIPRTVFYVAEELDRKKNSSQSQESKDLEGGCGVERRDSWRVGKPLSRIESLREKIRQREQERLRQRTTHGVDGGEGARVSDASLITADDTCAETRTEKPAAHLQKTMVGAESCEEDAEAQTSVTAFDITQEVGLLKNSPQLPVSVQHSHTVDGEEVSRDLAHATSEDTGESHQISQDEPNPVKHVEEQLTHHRNQEEEEGKEVSEKEVEAYTLSFDPVQPLSPSPPHPNSLAAMSRIYNLETVGSRSGLCLRDRNVDVTSVHLLKVKPLISENAQHRDGNMFSGEDTCGLQKFQLQEQEVTISNTPYKEKETKGPQSKGMKKHQLKDYAKIEGTGQETLDMNSIVRPRCFFPPTSQLKQPSPINTSHLRSQSPDRSLKPSDCAPTPVSSPCSPSPAASPTASPTLFSIRSASGGHVKRGATVTITPKKSTVAGRTADLMAPSITAACTNANTLQKHQTPTLTVAEPMKKKYPTAEEIEVIGGYQNLEKSCLVRSKGTQKLGKVCFDEDQLEQVCEYPSETSMWASATSEIPQGEETQEAEADGGAIVSKSSRNLTTAIGHRLRVDESCPR, from the exons ATGTCTGTGTCCTCTCTTCCGGAATGGAAGCAACTCCTATTGGAGaaaaagaggagagaggaagaagagcgagggaggagagaaaaagaggaggaggagaagtttGCCAACATGCCTGCCTGGAAGAGAGGGATCATTCAGCGGAGGAAGGCAAAGCAGGAAGTCCTGTTTGACAGGGAGAAGGAAAGAGAGTTCTCTGTCCTGCAGGTGGATGCTCAACCTCCCTCTGATGGGTTGAGTGACACAGACAGCTCTGTAGCTGTCAATCAGGGAAACGAACAGTCACTCAGTCCAGATCCGGGCCAGTGGTTGGGTGCCGAACCTAAGCCAGCAAGTGAGGTGTCCGTGGAAACCATCGTTCCAGTCCATGAAAACCCATTTATTCGCACACAAAGTGTGTGGAGGAAGGGGAAGGAAGGAGATGTAGGGCACCACGAGGTGGACGCAAAAGAGAGGGACAAAGACAAACTGACCCCCAAGAGTCATGATGGGGAGAGAGGACGAGGGATGAATATAGAGCTAAAAATAGAGAGATTTCGAGATTTGAGTGAAGGACGAGACAAAGAAAGGAGCAGAGACCGAAGTCAAGGAAGAGAGACTACCAGGGAGGTTTGGGAAAAGGACAAATGTTCATGGAAAGATGTAGCCAAGGATAAAGAATTCCTGAAAGAGGAACATGAAACAGATCGACCTAGTTCTTTTTCTTCACTGGTCCCTTGTCTGCGAACCATCCGTGCAGACAATATCATCATCATTGAACAAGAGCAGCGAGGCAATGACGAGAGAAGAGCTAAATGGACGGATGTGGAGGTGGACAGGTCTGAGGAGGAGTTGCAAGGGAAGAGAGGAATGAAGATGGACCTCAGGGAGATCCTGGCAGGAGGAGCGAGTGTGACTGAGATCAGGGCATCTGATGTTCTTATCATAAAGCCCACGGCAAGCATGGAAGAGAGGACCTCCTTAGGGGGAGGAGGCAAAGGTTCTGGGAGAGAGGATGGAGATGCGTGCACCACAGAGGGAAAGAGGGAGCTGAGGACCGACATGTCCTGGTTGAAGGAGAATTCCAAAGACACAGATAGACTATGCAGCCAGGCGACAATGATAAAGGATAACAGGAGGGACAGCTTGGACGAAAATGTGTTTCATGAAAAAGGAGGGCGAGTTAGCCAGCTGCTCACTAAATTTGGAGAACACCGTAAGCCTCCATCTAGATCAAAAAGCTCGGATAATTTCCTCCGGCCCGGAAGAAGGAAACACTTTGGTGAAAACAATAATGAACAAACAGTGGAGTGCATGTCTGATGGGAGAAATATGCCACTTAGAGGTGTGCCGAAACGCTCCTTTAGCTTCTCTGATAGGGTCCTCTGTGATAAGGAGAACGGCTTGGATCCCGATGTGTGTTTTGAGAGGAAAACATGTGAGAGGGTATATTCAGACAAGAGTGTGGCAGGCTTAGGCAAGGACACACCAATTAAGGGCAAAATAGTGTGTACGCGGCTTTTGGATAAAGACAAGTTTGGAAAGGATGCAGAAAGCAATGAGGATCAACGTGATGCAATACCGAGGAGAGGTGAAATAAGAATAGGATTCCAAAATAGGACCGAAGTCAAAAAGTTAGACCCAGTTGAGAGGAGGGCTACAGGGATGCCAAACGATGAAGACAGAGAAGGATTTACAATGGCATCTGTTAAAAGCACAGAGGGAATCTCATTTGCAAGGAGAATACCAATTAGGCAAGATGTAAAGACAAGGACAGCTGAAAAAACAGTGAAGCGAGTCACAGAGAAAAGCGAGCTGAGGGCAGGGAACGATTGTGACTCAGGAAGACAAAATTGCGATAAAACATTATTGGATGCTTTTGAAAACCCTGATGCATCTGCCTACCGTAGCACTGCGGAGACTTGCTTCAGACTTGAATCAGACCACAGAGAGTACTCTGGTCTTCTCAGTACTGTAGTACAAAAAGGGGCAGAGCATAGTGGGTTGTCCTATCAAACAGAAGACCTCATCAACAAAATAGAAAAAGTAGGAGACACAACTGATTATACCAGTGAGAGGACTCGGGGGATACAAATTCCCAATGAAAACTCTACTCCCAGATCTCCGAAAAGGATACCTCCAATAGGAAACCCTCCATGTGCCCTTGAGATCCAAATCCCCAGGACAGTCTTTTATGTTGCGGAGGAGTtggatagaaaaaaaaactcaagtcAAAGCCAGGAAAGTAAAGACTTGGAGGGAGGATGCGGGGTTGAGAGGAGGGATAGCTGGCGTGTTGGCAAGCCCTTGAGCCGCATTGAGTCCCTGCGAGAGAAAATTAGGCAAAGAGAGCAGGAGAGGCTGAGGCAGAGGACGACACACGGTGTGGATGGAGGTGAAGGTGCAAGAGTCTCTGATGCGTCTCTGATAACAGCAGATGACACATGTGCAGAGACGAGGACTGAAAAACCCGCAGCACATTTGCAGAAGACAATGGTTGGAGCAGAGAGCTGTGAGGAAGACGCAGAGGCCCAGACATCCGTGACTGCATTTGACATCACACAGGAAGTCGGCCTGTTGAAAAACAGCCctcaacttcctgtttctgtccaACACTCACACACTGTGGATGGAGAGGAAGTAAGTCGCGATCTCGCTCATGCTACCTCCGAAGATACCGGTGAATCTCATCAAATATCTCAGGATGAACCCAATCCAGTGAAGCATGTGGAAGAACAACTGACTCACCACAGGAaccaagaagaggaggaaggcaAGGAGGTCTCTGAAAAGGAAGTGGAGGCTTACACATTATCCTTCGATCCCGTTCAACCTCTCTCTCCTTCGCCACCGCATCCCAACTCCCTGGCAGCCATGAGTCGGATATACAACTTGGAGACGGTTGGTTCGAGATCAGGCTTGTGTTTGAGAGACAGGAACGTGGATGTAACATCAGTGCATCTTTTGAAGGTGAAGCCCCTCATCTCAGAAAATGCACAACACAGGGATGGTAATATGTTCTCAGGGGAAGACACTTGCGGGCTCCAGAAATTTCAGCTACAAGAGCAGGAAGTAACAATATCAAACACTCCTTATAAGGAGAAAGAGACAAAAGGACCCCAAAGCAAAGGAATGAAGAAGCATCAGTTGAAGGATTACGCCAAGATCGAGGGGACAGGTCAGGAAACACTTGACATGAACTCTATAGTGCGTcccagatgtttttttcctccaacaTCTCAGCTCAAGCAACCAAGCCCAATTAATACCTCACATCTCAGGAGCCAATCCCCAGACAGATCTCTGAAACCCTCAGACTGTGCACCAACTCCAGTCTCCTCCCCATGCTCCCCGTCTCCTGCTGCCTCCCCCACGGCCTCGCCGACTTTGTTCTCCATCCGTAGTGCCTCTGGCGGTCACGTGAAAAGAGGAGCCACCGTCACAATCACCCCAAAAAAGTCCACAGTAGCCGGAAGAACAGCTGATTTGATGGCGCCGTCCATCACAGCAGCATGCACCAACGCAAACACGCTccagaagcaccaaaccccAACTTTGACTGTTGCTGAGCCCATGAAGAAGAAGTATCCAACAGCAGAGGAAATTGAAGTGATTGGCGGATATCAGAATCTGGAAAAGTCCTGCCTTGTTAGGAGCAAAGGGACTCAGAAACTG GGTAAGGTGTGTTTCGATGAAGACCAGCTGGAGCAGGTATGCGAGTATCCTTCCGAGACCTCCATGTGGGCGTCCGCCACCTCTGAGATTCCACAGGGAGAGGAGACACAGGAGGCGGAAGCGGACGGCGGAGCCATCGTGTCTAAGAGCTCAAGGAATTTGACTACTGCGATAGGACACCGTCTCCGAGTGG ATGAGTCTTGCCCACGGTAG
- the cratb gene encoding carnitine O-acetyltransferase b isoform X1 — MISCKIHPGACRAWLTRATSRQELSLSTFVGPQPVPPLGQTLQGYLRGLEPLLPPEELSHTRRMVQEFGRPGGLGAQLQRGLEKRARHTKNWISDWWVQWAYLESRLPLPVHSNPAISLPRRDYNGWRGQLLFASKLIAAVLDFKAKMNTGQLPVEYMRGKPLCMDLYPLLFSSCRIPGPKHDYIAHHGTHRRSPTHITVVRNYQFFQLEVYNSDGSRLTESQIHEQLLRIRSQSWKTDKEPMGILTSEHRHTWGQAYNRLLRDKLNQESVWAIEKGLFSLCLDSPVMRISDEKYASRKAAQVLHGGGTFSNSGNRWFDKTLQFVVGEDGSWGLLYEQATAEGPPIATLLDYILHYCENPDPRRAPLVPLPMPKKLYFHIDRDIKRDIEHAKQNLDILINDLDVNVFNFTKFGKDLPKQHALSPNSFIQVALQLAYYRVHNEVCPTCDIASQRMFRKGRTEYIRSPTSQTLKFILAFVDPSVSREAKLQLFREAVEAYSALTTQVLKGHGIDRHLLGLKLQAIEEGWSVPKIFMDTAYGLATHWKLRTGQVPANTDSVMCFGPLVPDGYAVCYNPQLGHVHFSIIAFNCCEETNAEILGVTLRETLCQLQELLEPSLESQNETPGR; from the exons ATGATTTCCTGCAAAATTCACCCAGGAGCCTGCAGAGCTTGGCTCACTCGT GCGACGTCCAGGCAGGAGCTCAGTTTGTCCACCTTTGTGGGCCCGCAGCCGGTGCCCCCTCTGGGTCAGACCCTGCAGGGCTACCTGAGAGGTCTGGAGCCCCTCCTGCCCCCTGAGGAGCTCAGCCACACCCGCAGGATGGTGCAGGAGTTCGGCAGGCCCGGCGGTCTCGGTGCACAACTTCAGCGGGGCCTGGAGAAGAGAGCCAGGCACACCAAGAACTGG ATCTCAGACTGGTGGGTGCAGTGGGCCTACTTGGAGAGTCGCCTGCCATTGCCTGTGCACTCGAACCCGGCCATCTCTCTACCAAGGAGAGATTATAATGGTTGGAGGGGGCAACTCTT GTTTGCATCCAAACTGATTGCAGCAGTGCTTGATTTTAAGGCCAAAATGAACAC TGGCCAGCTGCCAGTGGAGTACATGCGAGGCAAGCCGCTATGCATGGACCTCTACCCCCTGCTCTTCTCCTCATGTCGCATCCCGGGCCCCAAGCATGACTACATCGCTCATCACGGCACCCATCGCCGGTCACCAACACACATCACCGTAGTCAGGAACTATCAG TTCTTCCAGCTGGAGGTATACAACAGCGACGGTTCCCGTCTGACAGAGAGTCAAATCCATGAGCAGCTGTTGAGGATCAGGTCTCAGTCCTGGAAGACCGACAAGGAGCCGATGGGCATCCTGACCAGCGAACACCGCCACACGTGGGGTCAGGCCTACAACCGCCTGCTAAGAG ATAAACTCAACCAGGAATCGGTGTGGGCAATAGAGAAGGGACTTTTTTCTCTGTGTCTGGATTCACCTGTCATGAGGATATCAGATGagaa GTATGCCAGCCGTAAAGCGGCTCAGGTCCTGCATGGAGGCGGGACCTTCTCCAACAGTGGCAACCGCTGGTTTGACAAAACTCTGCAG TTTGTGGTGGGCGAGGACGGCTCCTGGGGTCTCCTGTATGAACAAGCCACAGCCGAAGGTCCGCCCATAGCAACCCTACTGGATTACATCCTGCACTACTG TGAGAATCCCGACCCAAGGAGAGCGCCGCTGGTGCCCCTTCCAATGCCCAAGAAGCTTTACTTCCACATTGATCGAGACATCAAGAGAGACATAGAGCACGCTAAGCAGAACCTTGATAT ACTGATCAATGACCTGGATGTCAACGTCTTTAACTTCACGAAGTTTGGCAAAGATCTTCCCAAGCAGCACGCCCTGAGTCCAAACTCCTTCATCCAAGTGGCGCTGCAGCTGGCCTACTACAG AGTTCACAATGAGGTGTGTCCCACGTGCGACATTGCCTCTCAGAGGATGTTTCGAAAAGGAAGGACGGAGTACATCCGCTCGCCCACGAGCCAGACTCTTAAATTCATCCTCGCCTTTGTTGATCCGTCTGTGTCG CGTGAAGCCAAGCTCCAGCTGTTCAGAGAAGCTGTTGAAGCCTACTCAGCTTTGACAACCCAG GTACTTAAAGGACACGGCATAGACCGGCACCTTCTGGGCCTGAAGCTGCAAGCCATCGAAGAGGGATGGAGCGTTCCCAAAATCTTCATGGATACCGCCTATGGTCTGGCAACACATTGGAAACTCCGAACAGGccag GTGCCTGCGAATACGGACAGCGTGATGTGTTTTGGGCCACTAGTTCCTGATGGTTATGC